The genomic region GCATCGACGATTTGGCTTTACTGATGTGGGTGTGTTCAGCGAGAACGGACGCAAGCTGAACCGCTACTGGGACGTGCTGTGGATGCAGCGGCCGCTCGCGATTCCCGGCGAGTGAAAAGGTTGCTCGCAAGAAACTGCGGTTTGCAATATCTTAGCGATCGGCGGGCGTCGTCCCGCTGAGACTCAAGCTGGACCACATACAAGGAAGGAAAACGATGCGCGATCAGCAAGGAGCGCCGCTCGCAGAATCATCGCAGGACTACCGGCTGCCGAAAAACGTGACGCCGCATCGCTACGAGATCCGTCTGAGGCCGGACCTTAAGGCGTTTACGTTTCAAGGCGAGGTGGCGGTCGCGATCACCGTCAATCAGGCGACGGATGAAATCGTGCTGAACGCGCTGGAACTGGAAATCGACAAGACAACGGTTGACCGCGCGGGCAAATCGATCGCGGGGATCGCGACGCTCGAAGCGGTGAAGGAGCGGGCGCATCTGAAGTTCGCGGAAACGCTTCAGCCGGGCGAGTGGACGCTCACGATCGCGTTTCGCGGAATTCTCAACGACAAACTGCACGGCTTTTACCGGAGCCAGTACCAGGACGCGTCGGGCAAGACGCACGTCGTCGCAACGACGCAATTCGAATCGACGGATGCGCGCCGCGCGTTTCCGTGCTGGGACGAGCCGGAGATCAAGGCGAGCTACAAGGGAATCCTGGTCGTCGATAAAAATCTCGCGGTGATTTCCAACGGCGGACAGGAGAGCGAGCGCGATCTCGGCAACGGCAAGAAGGAGGTCGTCTTCAAGGAGACGATCAAGATGTCCACCTACCTGGTCGCGTTTATCGTGGGCGAGTTCGTCGCGACTGCGCCGGTCGATGCTGGTACGCCGCTTCGAATCGTGCACGTGCCGGGCAAAGAATCGTTGACCGAGTGGGCTAAGCAGATCGGCGCGTTCTCGCTGAAGTACTTTGCCGATTACTACGGGCTCAAGTACCCCGGCGACAAGCTCGATCTGATCGCGATTCCGGATTTTGCGTCGGGCGCGATGGAAAACCTGGGTGCGATCACGTTTCGCGAGACCGCGCTGCTCGCCGACGACAAGACCGCGTCGCGCGCCGAACTCGAGCGCGTGGCGGACGTCGTCTCGCACGAGAACGCGCACATGTGGTTCGGCGATCTGGTCACGATGCGCTGGTGGAATGGCATCTGGCTGAACGAGGCGTTCGCGACGTTCATGGAGATGCTGGCGGTCGATGCGTGGAAGCCGCAGTGGAAGCGGTGGGAGAGTTTCAGCGTATCGCGCGCCGCGGCGATGGCGATCGATGGACTGCGCAGCACGCGGCCGATCGAGTATCCCGTGCTGAGCCCGGAGGATTGCCGCGCGATGTTCGACATCCTCACGTACGAGAAGGGCGCCGCGGTGCTCAGGATGCTCGAGCAATATCTTCGGCCCGAGGTATTTCGCGACGGCATCCGCCTCTATTTGAAGAAGCATCAGTATGACAACACGGAAACCGGCGACCTGTGGGACGCGCTCGAGGAGGCGTCGCGCGAGCCGGTCCGCAAGATGATGGACTCGTGGATTTTCCAGCCGGGCTTTCCGATCATCGATTTGACGCCGACCGCCGACGGCCGCGGGCTCAAGCTTTCGCAGCGGCGCTTCTTTTATCTGCCCGAAGACAACGCGCAGCTTTGGCAGGTGCCGATTCTGGTGCGCGTGAAGACTGAGCAGGGCGTATCGACGCATCGCGTGTTGCTCGACGCGCGCGAATCGACGCTGCCGCTCCCGGGCAAGCTTGAATGGGCGCTCGCGAACGAGGGAGGCCACGGTTTCTATCGCGTTCATTATGCGCCGGAGCTGCTCGCGTCATTGACGAAGAATCTGAACTCGCTCGAACCAATCGAACGCTTTGGCTTGGTGAGCGATACGTGGGCGGCGACCGTCGCGGGAATGGGACCGCTCAGCGAATTTCTGAAGATGACGCGGTTGTTCGGCGGCGAGACTGACATCAATGTGTGGCGCGCGATGATCGGCGCGTTCAGCTATCTCGACATGATCGCGGCGGAAGCGGATCGTCCGGTGCTGGCGGCGGCGGTGCGCGAGACGGTCGGTCCGGCGGCGACACGGCTCGGATGGGAGTCGCGGTCCGGCGAGAGCGACCTGCAGCGGCAACTCAGAGGCACGCTGATCGGCGCGCTCGGCACGCTCGGCGACGACAAGGACGTGCAGCGGCGCGCGCGCGAACTCTACGCGCGATTCGAGGACAATCCCGCATCGGCGGATCGCGATCTGGCGGCGCCGCTGGTCGGAATCCTCGCGCATTGCGGCGATGCCGCGCGCTACGCGGAGTTCAAGGCGAAGTTCAAATCGCCGCGCACCCCGCAGGAGGAACAGCGCTTCCTGTTCTCGCTGGCGGGCTTCCGCGATCGCGATCTGCTGCGGCAAACGATGGCGATGACGCTCGACGGACAGGTGCGCACGCAAAATTCGCCGTACCTGATGCATTCGCTGCTGCTCAATACGGAATGCCGCTACGAGGCGTGGGACTACTTGAAGGATCATTGGGACGAGATGATCGCGAAGTATCCCGACAGCGCGCTGCCGCGGATGTGCGAGGCGATCGTCCGCC from Candidatus Binatus sp. harbors:
- a CDS encoding M1 family metallopeptidase, with protein sequence MRDQQGAPLAESSQDYRLPKNVTPHRYEIRLRPDLKAFTFQGEVAVAITVNQATDEIVLNALELEIDKTTVDRAGKSIAGIATLEAVKERAHLKFAETLQPGEWTLTIAFRGILNDKLHGFYRSQYQDASGKTHVVATTQFESTDARRAFPCWDEPEIKASYKGILVVDKNLAVISNGGQESERDLGNGKKEVVFKETIKMSTYLVAFIVGEFVATAPVDAGTPLRIVHVPGKESLTEWAKQIGAFSLKYFADYYGLKYPGDKLDLIAIPDFASGAMENLGAITFRETALLADDKTASRAELERVADVVSHENAHMWFGDLVTMRWWNGIWLNEAFATFMEMLAVDAWKPQWKRWESFSVSRAAAMAIDGLRSTRPIEYPVLSPEDCRAMFDILTYEKGAAVLRMLEQYLRPEVFRDGIRLYLKKHQYDNTETGDLWDALEEASREPVRKMMDSWIFQPGFPIIDLTPTADGRGLKLSQRRFFYLPEDNAQLWQVPILVRVKTEQGVSTHRVLLDARESTLPLPGKLEWALANEGGHGFYRVHYAPELLASLTKNLNSLEPIERFGLVSDTWAATVAGMGPLSEFLKMTRLFGGETDINVWRAMIGAFSYLDMIAAEADRPVLAAAVRETVGPAATRLGWESRSGESDLQRQLRGTLIGALGTLGDDKDVQRRARELYARFEDNPASADRDLAAPLVGILAHCGDAARYAEFKAKFKSPRTPQEEQRFLFSLAGFRDRDLLRQTMAMTLDGQVRTQNSPYLMHSLLLNTECRYEAWDYLKDHWDEMIAKYPDSALPRMCEAIVRLLDRETEVKDFFAKHRVRLGGKIIDQHLERLSVASGFRRREGANLQQTLKG